The Lactuca sativa cultivar Salinas chromosome 2, Lsat_Salinas_v11, whole genome shotgun sequence genome includes a window with the following:
- the LOC111886535 gene encoding uncharacterized protein LOC111886535, protein MANLLSHSLIPLNFVTNNGTLAGHSPFSGGLYRNAFVIRASAVSQTRRKKQSQQKEDESSLLSATTMEKGLRLLFMEDLMERARSRDVAGVSEVIYDMIAAGINPGPRSFHGLVISHTLNGDHEGAMNALRRELSEGLCPLPETFTALVRLFGSKGYATRGLEILAAMEKLDFDIRNAWLVLIEELIRNNYLADANKVFLKGAEGKMRATDEIYDLLIEEDCKVGDHSNALTIAYKMEEAGRMATTYHFNCLLSCQAKCGIPEIAYATFENMIYGQDFMKPDTETYNWVIEAYTRAEGSDRVQDVAAVLGMMVEDYKTVQPNVRTYALLVECFTKYCSIREAIRHFRALIKIEGGIKVLYNEGNYGDPLSLYLRALCREGRIVELLEALEAMSKENQPIPARAMILSQKYRTMVSSWIEPLNTEADVGYEIDYIARYIEEGGLTGARKRWVPREGKTSLDPDVAGFVYKNPLETSFRQHCLENWRRYHRKVLRALRRRGPSLLGEVTESEYVRVLEWLFHILKRPNKNALKPKAASKMLVNELAEELEAQGLPTDGNRSVLYQRVQKARRINRSRNKPLWVPPVEDQEEEIDEEIQELISRVRLEEGNTEFWRRRFLGECLEAELGKPTAIEVEATDVSDNNINNNNSEEDATNNKQVDDDEGDKEEQTENQSGDTEAVKDKEDAANPLQMIGVQLFKGFDDSTPTKSKKSKKRLARIAAMENDDDEEWLPLDILEAFKELRERKIFDVSDMYTIADAWGWTWEMELRNTPPRHWSQQWEVELAVKLMSKVMELGGTPTIGDCAIILRAAIRAPYPPAFLEILRTTHTLGYVFGSPLYDEVIGLCLDLGELDAAIAIVADMETSGITVPDETLDMVIQARQTTRTNVNGASL, encoded by the exons ATGGCGAATTTGCTATCCCACTCATTAATTCCTCTGAATTTTGTCACTAACAATGGTACTTTAGCTGGTCATTCACCTTTTTCCGGTGGCCTTTATCGAAACGCCTTCGTTATTCGTGCTTCCGCGGTGTCTCAGACTAGGCGAAAGAAACAGTCACAGCAGAAGGAAGATGAGTCCTCGTTGTTATCAGCTACGACGATGGAGAAAGGGCTGAGATTATTGTTCATGGAGGATTTGATGGAGCGTGCAAGGAGTCGCGATGTCGCCGGAGTTTCTGAAGTTATTTACGATATGATTGCTGCCGGAATTAACCCGGGACCTCGCTCATTTCATGGCTTGGTCATTTCTCATACACTCAATGGCGATCACGAAGGCGCT ATGAATGCATTGAGGAGAGAGTTAAGTGAAGGCCTTTGTCCTCTTCCTGAAACCTTCACTGCATTAGTTCGTTTATTTGGTTCAAAAGGGTATGCCACAAGAGGTTTAGAGATTCTTGCAGCTATGGAGAAACTAGATTTTGACATCCGTAATGCTTGGCTAGTTCTTATTG AGGAACTTATTAGAAACAATTACTTGGCTGATGCCAACAAGGTGTTTCTAAAAGGTGCAGAGGGTAAGATGAGAGCTACTGATGAGATATATGATCTTTTGATCGAAGAGGATTGTAAAGTTGGAGATCATTCAAATGCATTAACAATAGCTTATAAAATGGAGGAAGCTGGAAGAATGGCTACTACTTATCATTTCAATTGTCTCCTTAGTTGTCAG GCAAAGTGTGGAATACCTGAAATTGCATACGCGACATTTGAAAATATGATATATGGGCAAG ATTTTATGAAACCTGATACAGAGACATATAATTGGGTGATTGAAGCTTATACAAGGGCAGAAGGATCTGATAG GGTGCAAGATGTTGCTGCTGTACTTGGTATGATGGTTGAAGATTACAAAACTGTACAACCTAATGTGAGAACTTACGC GCTATTGGTGGAATGCTTTACAAAATATTGTTCTATAAGAGAAGCTATCAGACATTTTAGAGCACTTATTAAAATTGAAGGTGGAATTAAAGTTTTATATAATGAAGGAAATTATGGAGATCCactttctttatatcttcggGCTTTATGTAGAGAAG GAAGAATTGTTGAGCTTTTGGAAGCTTTAGAAGCAATGAGTAAAGAAAATCAACCAATTCCAGCTAGAGCAATGATACTTAGTCAAAAATATAGAACAATGGTTAGTTCTTGGATTGAACCATTGAATACAGAAGCAGATGTAGGATATGAAATTGATTACATTGCCAG ATACATAGAAGAAGGTGGGCTAACGGGGGCCCGCAAAAGGTGGGTCCCAAGAGAAGGAAAAACATCCCTAGACCCTGATGTTGCAGGATTCGTGTACAAAAACCCTTTAGAAACCTCATTCAGACAACATTGTCTTGAAAACTGGAGAAGATATCATCGAAAGGTGTTAAGAGCTTTACGTAGAAGAGGTCCATCACTTTTAGGAGAAGTTACAGAATCCGAATATGTTCGTGTTCTTGAGTGGCTTTTTCATATCCTTAAACGCCCCAATAAAAACGCATTGAAACCAAAAGCTGCAAGTAAAATGCTTGTGAATGAGCTGGCTGAAGAGCTTGAAGCACAAGGGCTTCCTACTGATGGAAATAGGAGTGTGCTTTATCAACGTGTGCAGAAAGCTAGGAGGATTAATCGGTCGAGAAATAAACCCCTTTGGGTTCCTCCTGTTGAAGACCAAGAAGAAGAG ATTGATGAGGAAATTCAAGAACTAATCTCACGAGTGAGACTAGAAGAAGGAAACACAGAGTTTTGGAGAAGACGTTTTCTTGGTGAATGTTTAGAAGCAGAACTTGGAAAACCAACAGCAATTGAAGTAGAAGCTACAGATGTCTctgataataatattaataataataattctgAAGAAGATGCAACTAATAATAAACAGGTTGATGATGATGAAGGGGACAAAGAGGAACAAACTGAAAACCAATCTGGTGATACAGAAGCTGTTAAAGACAAAGAAGATGCTGCAAATCCTTTACAAATGATCGGTGTTCAATTATTCAAAGGTTTTGATGATTCCACACCTACTAAATCCAAAAAATCCAAGAAAAGATTAGCAAGAATTGCTGCTATGGAG aatgatgatgatgaagagtgGTTACCATTGGATATACTGGAGGCATTTAAGGAGTTACGTGAAAGAAAAATATTCGATGTATCAGATATGTATACAATTGCTGATGCATGGGGTTGGACATGGGAAATGGAGCTAAGAAACACTCCCCCTCGACACTGGTCACAACAATGGGAAGTTGAGTTAGCAGTGAAGCTAATGTCGAAA GTAATGGAGTTAGGTGGGACACCAACTATTGGAGACTGTGCTATAATTCTTCGTGCAGCAATACGAGCTCCATATCCTCCGGCTTTCTTAGAAATCTTACGAACGACACATACACTTGGTTATGTGTTTGGAAG TCCATTATATGATGAGGTTATCGGTTTGTGCCTTGATCTTGGAGAACTAGATGCAGCTATTGCAATTGTTGCTGACATGGAAACAAGTGGTATCACTGTTCCTGATGAGACACTTGATATGGTCATTCAAGCTAGACAAACAACTCGTACTAATGTAAATGGTGCATCTTTGTAA